A portion of the Flavobacterium magnum genome contains these proteins:
- the sucC gene encoding ADP-forming succinate--CoA ligase subunit beta: MDIHEYQGKEILASYGVKVQRGYVANNPQEAVAMAKQLTAETGTGWHVIKAQVHAGGRGKGGGVKLAKNLQQVEELAEQIIGMQLITPQTSAEGKKVHKVLIAEDVYYPGESETSEFYMSVLLNRAKGRNMIMYSTEGGMDIEEVAEHTPHLIFTEEIDPSVGLQAFQARRIAFNLGLSGNAFKEMTAFVSSLYNAYIGSDASMFEINPVLKTSDNKIIAVDAKVNLDDNALYRHPKLAEMRDIREENPIEVEAKAAGLNYVDLDGTVGCMVNGAGLAMATMDLIKYAGFEPANFLDVGGTADAKRVELAFRIILKDPNVKAILINIFGGIVRCDRVAQGVIDAYKNMGDSITVPIIVRLQGTNAELAKEMIDNSGMPILSAVQFQEAADQVKAALA; this comes from the coding sequence ATGGACATACACGAATACCAGGGAAAAGAAATATTAGCCAGCTATGGCGTAAAAGTACAACGCGGCTATGTGGCCAATAACCCTCAGGAAGCTGTAGCGATGGCAAAACAGCTGACGGCGGAAACCGGCACCGGATGGCACGTGATCAAAGCGCAGGTTCATGCCGGAGGACGCGGAAAAGGCGGAGGAGTAAAATTGGCTAAAAACCTGCAGCAGGTAGAAGAGCTGGCTGAGCAAATCATCGGTATGCAGCTGATTACCCCTCAAACCTCTGCGGAAGGTAAGAAAGTCCACAAGGTTTTGATTGCCGAGGATGTATATTATCCGGGCGAAAGTGAAACCTCAGAATTCTATATGTCGGTTTTGCTCAACAGGGCCAAAGGCCGTAACATGATCATGTATTCTACCGAAGGCGGTATGGACATCGAGGAGGTTGCCGAGCACACGCCACATTTGATTTTCACTGAAGAAATTGATCCATCAGTTGGATTGCAGGCATTTCAGGCGAGAAGGATTGCATTCAATCTCGGACTTTCAGGAAATGCTTTTAAGGAAATGACTGCATTTGTAAGTTCTTTATATAATGCTTATATCGGTTCAGATGCCTCGATGTTCGAGATCAATCCGGTGCTCAAGACATCAGACAACAAGATCATCGCAGTGGATGCAAAAGTAAATCTCGATGACAATGCGCTGTACAGGCATCCGAAACTGGCTGAAATGCGCGACATCCGTGAAGAAAACCCGATTGAGGTGGAAGCAAAAGCGGCAGGATTAAACTACGTTGATCTTGACGGGACCGTGGGCTGTATGGTAAACGGTGCGGGACTGGCCATGGCGACTATGGACTTAATCAAGTATGCCGGTTTCGAGCCTGCAAACTTCCTGGACGTAGGAGGAACTGCTGATGCAAAGCGTGTTGAGCTGGCTTTCCGTATCATCCTGAAAGACCCTAACGTGAAAGCGATCCTGATCAACATTTTTGGAGGGATTGTGCGTTGCGACCGTGTGGCGCAAGGGGTTATCGATGCGTACAAAAACATGGGCGACAGCATTACCGTACCAATTATTGTGCGTTTGCAGGGTACCAATGCTGAACTTGCGAAAGAGATGATTGACAATTCCGGAATGCCGATTTTGTCTGCCGTACAATTCCAGGAAGCTGCCGATCAGGTGAAAGCGGCTTTGGCTTAA
- a CDS encoding DUF4919 domain-containing protein, with protein MKKSFYILTILLSFNCFSQPAEFKAPDYEQIKTDIADRSSNFFYDTLLKRLKEKDTSLTADDHLHLYYGYAFRKEYNSFYRFKDEEKLMKYYRMDKLDPKDYDDIIKLCEKGLNDFPFDLKIMNFLSYVYRAKGDEALYKKTSKIFEGIVDAIISSGDGKSCETGFHVLMIGHEYTLLGLFNLEVSGQSLVGKCDYMKLTEGKYKMEGVYFNIEKMMENETKAFGGR; from the coding sequence ATGAAAAAATCATTCTACATTCTTACCATTTTACTTTCCTTCAACTGTTTTTCCCAGCCAGCGGAATTTAAGGCTCCCGATTACGAACAAATCAAGACGGATATTGCAGATAGAAGCTCCAATTTTTTCTACGATACACTGCTTAAGCGATTGAAGGAAAAAGACACTTCACTTACGGCTGACGACCACCTTCATTTGTATTACGGATATGCCTTCCGGAAGGAATACAATTCTTTCTACCGGTTTAAGGACGAAGAAAAGCTAATGAAATATTACCGCATGGACAAATTGGATCCGAAAGATTATGATGACATCATAAAATTGTGCGAGAAAGGCCTGAATGATTTCCCATTTGACCTTAAGATAATGAACTTTCTTTCTTATGTATATCGAGCAAAAGGCGATGAAGCCTTATACAAAAAGACCAGTAAGATATTTGAGGGTATTGTTGATGCAATCATTTCCAGCGGTGATGGGAAAAGCTGCGAAACAGGCTTCCATGTGTTGATGATCGGGCATGAATATACTTTGCTTGGTCTTTTCAACCTTGAAGTCTCAGGGCAATCATTAGTAGGCAAATGCGATTACATGAAACTTACGGAAGGGAAATACAAAATGGAAGGCGTTTATTTCAACATCGAAAAAATGATGGAAAATGAAACGAAGGCCTTTGGAGGCAGGTGA
- a CDS encoding alpha/beta hydrolase, translating to MRRFLLFFFITVCHPALAQDAAYITRSNIHYYGDAVNKSDAYINERCVLDLYYPANEKNFATVVWFHGGGLTGGSKEIPTALMQQGIAVIGVNYRLSPKVKSPAFIEDAAAAVAWAFTNIQDYGGNDKLIFVAGHSAGGYLTTMVGLDKKWLKLYGIDANDIAGLIPLSPQVITHFTIRKEQGIPDTQPVVDEMAPLYHVRADAPPLLLITGDREMEMLGRYEENAYLARMMKVAGHKKTNLFEIQGYGHDMTAPGFPLLLKEVKKITGEIQKKK from the coding sequence ATGCGCCGCTTCTTATTGTTTTTTTTCATTACCGTCTGCCATCCTGCCCTCGCGCAGGATGCGGCTTATATCACCAGGAGCAACATCCATTATTATGGAGACGCCGTCAACAAATCCGATGCGTACATCAACGAGCGGTGTGTGCTTGACCTGTATTACCCGGCAAACGAAAAAAATTTCGCGACCGTGGTCTGGTTTCATGGGGGTGGTCTCACCGGGGGTAGCAAGGAAATCCCGACCGCACTGATGCAACAGGGAATCGCCGTGATTGGCGTCAATTACAGGCTTAGCCCCAAAGTAAAATCGCCGGCATTCATTGAGGATGCAGCAGCAGCAGTAGCCTGGGCGTTTACGAACATTCAGGATTACGGAGGCAACGACAAACTGATTTTCGTGGCCGGTCATTCTGCCGGCGGCTATCTGACCACTATGGTTGGTTTGGACAAAAAATGGCTGAAATTATACGGGATTGATGCCAATGACATTGCGGGACTGATTCCGTTAAGCCCTCAGGTGATTACCCATTTCACCATCCGGAAGGAACAAGGGATTCCTGATACACAGCCAGTAGTTGATGAGATGGCACCATTATACCACGTTCGTGCTGATGCACCGCCACTTTTACTGATTACCGGTGACCGCGAAATGGAGATGCTCGGCCGTTATGAAGAAAATGCTTATCTGGCACGGATGATGAAGGTTGCCGGGCATAAGAAAACGAATTTGTTTGAAATTCAGGGGTATGGACATGATATGACAGCACCGGGTTTTCCATTACTTTTGAAGGAGGTTAAAAAGATTACGGGAGAAATTCAGAAAAAAAAGTAA
- a CDS encoding VOC family protein translates to MAAVNPYLTFNGTCEAAFNLYKSVFGGEFPYIGRFGDMPPSEDGKRCTPAEADLIMHVSLMIGDTVLMGSDAPGEYGEKLVIGNNYSVSINTDSREEADRIFAGLSDGGTVMMPMENTFWGAYFGMFTDKFGIHWMVNFDEKPEA, encoded by the coding sequence ATGGCAGCAGTTAATCCTTATTTAACTTTCAACGGCACGTGTGAGGCCGCATTTAATTTGTACAAGTCCGTTTTCGGAGGTGAATTTCCGTATATCGGCAGATTCGGTGACATGCCGCCGTCTGAGGATGGAAAGCGCTGTACCCCTGCAGAAGCGGACCTGATCATGCATGTGTCCCTGATGATAGGCGATACTGTCCTGATGGGGTCGGACGCACCAGGCGAATACGGCGAAAAGCTCGTAATAGGCAACAACTATTCCGTATCCATTAACACCGACAGCCGCGAAGAAGCCGACCGCATTTTCGCAGGACTTTCAGACGGAGGTACCGTAATGATGCCCATGGAAAACACCTTTTGGGGTGCCTACTTCGGCATGTTCACAGACAAATTCGGCATTCACTGGATGGTCAATTTCGATGAAAAACCCGAGGCATAA